The genomic DNA AACCAGCTCGCCTTCGCTCAGACGCATCAGTTCGGTATCAAACGCTCCTTCGCCCGCAATCATACGGGGATAATAAGTCATGGCTCGAGTAATTCTTTCCAAGTCTAAATTTGTCCCTGCTGCCAACTGAGCATAAAGATGCGCCATCTGCTGTAGCTGCATTTGATAGGTGGGCATTCCGCAGTCATCCTGAGCGCCAAGCAATTCTGCTCCTGGCATTCCTAGTAACTCAGAAATTTTGCTGAGAATTAGCTGCTGTATTGGATGAGAATGCTTCGTATAATTGTGGAGGGGCAGATCCAAATTTTGGCAGACTGCTAAAGCTCCCGCATGTTTACCAGAGCAATTGTGTTCCAAGGGATTGTTGCTTCCAGCAGGAATCGGGCATTCTAGGGCTAGGGGGTCAACATCCGCACGCCATAAAATGTTGAATGCTTGTCGAGCATGTTCAATTTTTCCTTGATGAGAGCTACAGATAATCGCTAAATCGCGATCGCTCAAGCCATATTTTTGTAGTGTTCCTGTCGTGGTTACAGCCAAAGCTTGGAAAGGTTTTAATGCCGAGCGAATAAAGGCAGATGATTCAGAGCTACCTGCAACTAACAATACTCGTCCCTTAGTGTCACAAACTGTCGCTTCTACATGATGAGAAGACTCTAAAATTCCTTCTCTGAGCAAATGTACTTCGAGCCAAGGTGTCTGGGTTCTTTTTCCCCTAGTCATGCAATCTTAAATAATGGGTAATTAGTATTCTAGTATGCTTGATGTAGATTAGTTAGATTAGTTAGATTAGTTGCCTTCAATTTGTTTTGCTTAAGGCGAAATAACATTTTGATTGAGAGTTATCAAAATATCATCCGAGGATAAACCAACTCGCACTAGAGACAGCAATAATCCCCGCAATTAAAGCATAAGTTTTGTGCAATCTTTGGAGAATTGGCTCTATTTCATAATTAACCACCAAAAGATCTCGGTCTAACATAGTTTTGGGCTTAAGCCAAGTTTGTCCATCGTACCAACCAGACTCTTCGTAAAAAATGCGATCGCTTTGTAGACGCTCTTTGACATATTGCCAGCCTAAATAAATGCGGGACAAAAAAAGCGCAGTTAATAAAGAAATTCCCATCAAACTGGATAAGAGAAATTCTAATGGTGCTTTAACTGGGCTAAAGAGCGACATCGATAAAGGAGTCACAAAAAGCAAACTCCAAAAAGCCACCCAAGCTACCTTACGACTATATTGTCCCACTGCCAAAATTCCCCAGTCAAATAACCAAGATTCCTTAAGCTGTTCGTATTCGTAGATTGGCTGCTGTTCCAGGGGAACAGGGCAAAAATTAACGGTAGATTTATTCATACTGAAGAATACAATTAACTAGGCTGGTCAAATTCATGGCGCTCGGCGTGTCCCCAAAATGCTTCTAAATTGTAGTATTCTCTCTCTTCAGGTAAAAAGATATGTACAATCACGTCGGCATAATCTTGCACAATCCAGCCGCCTTCTCTTTTGCCCGAAACCCTTACTGGCTGTAAATTATACTTTTCTTCAAGACGTTCTTCAATGGATTCGGAGATTGCGTTTAACTGGGCGCGGGAGAATCCTGTAATGATCACAAAGTAGTCAGCTAAGTATGATACCTCACTAACATTGAGCAAGACAATATCCGCTGCTTTCTTATCTTCAGCAGCATCAGCAATTTGTAATGCTAATTCTTGAGGTGAGATGGTGGATTTAGTGGAAAATTGGTTTTGAGTAGCAATAGCTGGTTCGGATGATTTACTCATGCAAAATATGATGTTATGTGAGTGTTGTTAATTAATTAGCAAGATTTACTCTATTTTTTGGCTCAAGGCTGAGATCAATTTAACTTTGTTTGAGCTAAAGCCCAATTTCTGGTCAAAACTGTGCGGGGATGAATAATTTTTTGCTTACTTAATAAGTATTCTAATGAATAATCACTAGTCTGCTGTACACATTTGTAAAGATTTTCCTGGGCGACAATGCGCATTGCTGCTAATTGCTCGCTATCTCCGCGATTTGGCTCTAAAGCATCAGCAATAAAAACTACACAGCTAAGTTTGCTCATTTCAGGCGCGCCTAATGTGTGATTGGCAATTGCTGTCAGAATTTCAGGATCTCTAACCTTAAATTCTCGTTGAGCTACCACCGCGCTAATTTCTGCATGGAGCAGATGAGGATAGTTTAGACAAACTCGATCTACGGGAAGATTAACTTCTGCTGCTATTTTCAACAGTTTTTGAGGCGAAAAAAACTTAGCCAGATCGTGCATTAAACCAGCTTGGGCTGCCTGCTGCTCATCTAATTGATGACAACGAGCTAAATTAATACAGGTAGATTCTACTCCCAAGATATGCTGTAAACGATGGCTGGAAACATTTTCTTGTAGCCAATTAATAACGCGATCGCGCATGATAGCCAAATTTTGCTGATAACGAAGTGTATCCTTTAGGATAAGAGCATTATGAGTTTTAGTTTAACATTTTAATGATGCTCTAGATAGATGCGCTATCTTAGTGATTTGGGTAAATTAATTGCTGACTACCAATTATTAGTTGGACAGGAAATTATTTTCAGCATAAGCAATAGCTTTAAGTTTCAGCTTAATCAAACTATACAAAACAAAAAAAGAGAATTACTCTAATTACGAATTAAATTATAGATAATTGCAATTTAGTATAATTTACTCAGGAAAAAGCTAATTCAGCAGTCGATTATCTTAGGTTTAAAGTCGCGCTTTTATTTTCTAATTAGTCACTTATAACCTCAATAAATTAACGTCAATTGGTTGTTTGATTGCTCTAAAAATAATTACTTTTTGTTAAAAATTTAATCACTTTAGCCTCAATGTCCGACACAAAGTCCGAAAATCAATTCAGGTAACCTAGATCAATAAAATTAAGATGATTAGTCTCCGTAAATATCTAGTGGCGCTTATTCTGACAAGCTGCCTACTATTCGCTTCTTGTAGCCAGCAAGCTCCTTCTCGCTTTGATGACGCGCAACAACAAAGCACTAGTAAAGGTGCTACGGCAGTTGTGGATACTTCTCAATCTGGCGGTACGTTTAACCGTTATTTCCCCGACGGTGATAGCGAATATGAACGAATCTATTCTCAGGAAAAAACAGGTTTTGCCGAAGCCAAATTAAAAGCTCAAGGCAAAGAAATTGCTATTTTATCTATCTCTGATACTGTCAACAATCCCAGCGCAGCAGCAAAGTTTCAAGATAGTACCACCAAAATTGGGGGATATCCCGCAGTAACACAGGGTAGTTCTGGTACGGCTGTTTTAGTAGGCGATCGCTATCAGGTGAAAATCCGTTCCAAAGATCCTTCTTTTAGTGAAAGCGATCGTCAAGCATGGCTGAGTAAATTCGATCTGCGAGGTTTATCAAAGCTGAAGTAGCACCGAGTAATTCTAATGCAAATATATACTTAAGGAGTAAGCAGTGAGTGATTCTATTTTTGAACTGGTAGATAATCTACCCCAGAAGAACGTCACAACGATGATGTTAGAGTCTCTAGACTCCATCGTTCCTGGAGAATGGTCAAACACGGTTGGTTTTGTCAATACGATTCGCAAGGTGACAGGAGAAACTGATGAAGAGTTGATTCAACAGATCGGCGATCGCGCAGTCTGGCTTTACAATGATAAGTCTCAAGGATATCGTCGGGCAATGTGGCTCTATCAAACGGTAGATCGTTCAGATAAGGCTTTAGGTTCGGCAGCACTGGCTAATAAAGTGGGTAATAGAATTCCTCTTGTAGGTGGTTTACTGAGCAAAATTACACCTAATCCTGAAAAAGCCCAAGCTTTAGACTTATCGATTAAGTTAGTGGTTGAGTTGGTAGCTTTCTGTCAAATTAATGGTATCCCTGGTGATAGCATCGGCGATTTTGTCGGCGCATTGGGAGACTATAGCGGCGAATCCTTAATGCGGATGGCAACTTTAGTTTGTGTCGATGGCTTGATTCCCCTCGGCCCAGATTTCCTACTTAAAGCTCAGTCAACCCTCAGTGGAATTGGCCCCAAAGATTTAGAATCTAACTCTACTTTCCAAGGTGTATCAGAGTCTATTCCAGGTGGTAACTCCAAAGGAAAACTAGACTTTATCGGTGAAAGTTTTGGCTCGGTAAAAGGTTGGATGGCTGATTTTGTCAGCAGCAAAAATTTGTCTCCAGAAAAAGTCATGCAAAACCTCCAAGGATTTTTAGAATTTTCTGACAACAAGCTAGATTATGTAGCTGCCTTTATCGATGTCTCAACTAACTACTATGAGCATACGGGAACTCAAACCCTTGCTAGAAGGTTGATTGAACGAGCTTTTGATGAAATATAGCTAGAATTGAGCGTAGCGCTTGCGCATTACCAGGCAGTTACGATGATTGGGGAGATTGAGGTATTGCAGCTCATCCGTTAGCTTCTTAATAAACTGTAATCCTCTTCCTCCTTCTTTTTCGATCGAGCTAGCTTCTCTTTCGCTCTTACGTAGTTTGGCTTTAAGATCAAAAGGTTGCCCTCGATCCCAAATACGCATTTCCAAAAAGTTGGGTAATAACTTAACTTCTAGGTCAATAGGTGTAGTTTCGGGAAGATTTTGATGAGCATGGCGCACCGCATTGGTAAACGCTTCGACTAGTGCAACTTCGCACTGCCAGCCCATTTTTTGGGGAACGAGAGGAAAAACTAAGCCTTCAAACCACTGCAATACCTCTTTTAGGGATTCCAGTTCAGTTTTAACTTGCAAATGATATTGTTTAACTTCTGGGTTCGATTTCATTAAACGCTGATGACTATAAAGTCTGCCAAGTGTTAAGTAATTTTAGCTAGTAAGATACTCAATTTTGTTGTGGGATTGAAATCTATCTTATTGGCATTCAGCTAAACCCTAGCTAGCGGTCACAGTAGCTTTATACCAACTACATAAATTATAACTATTATTATTAATAGTATATATATTTACAGATAATCTCAACAATAACTGTTAGGAGATGACTACAAAGTAGAGTCTAATTTTTTAAGTGTCAACTGTATTATTTAACTTAAACTTACGGCATTTTAATTTGTAAATAAATCTTATTTTTAATTTACAGTTGGATTCGAGTCACAGGTGTGCTTCAAGTTCAGCTAAAATTGCTTTTGGTCACAGGTGAGGCAATTATTAATGATGATGTTTGGTTTTATCAATTTAAATAAACCTACTGGGTTCACCTCTCATGATTGTATTGCTAAGTTACGTAAACTTTTAAACAATAGAAAAATTGGTCATGGAGGTACTCTTGACCCCGCAGCAACAGGTGTACTACCGATCGCCGTTGGCAAAGCTACCCGTTTGTTGCAGTTTCTACCCGCTCCCAAAGCCTATCAGGCTCGTATTCGCCTAGGGGTAACAACTACGACGGACGATTTAGAAGGGGAGATAATTAAGCAAGTCGATCGCTTTGATTTAGACCAAGAACAAATTAGAGATTGCTTGAAGGGTTTTATTGGCACAATCGAGCAAATCCCGCCAATTTACAGCGCCATTAAAAAGGACGGGAGAAAACTATATGATTTAGCTCGCAAAGGAGAGGAAATAACAGTAGAGGCGAGAAAAGTAACGATCAGTGAGTTAAAACTGTTAAATATTACCCGCCAGGAATTTTTAGAGCTAGAAGTAGAGATTAGCTGTGGCCCTGGTACTTATATTAGAGCGATCGCTCGTGATTTGGGAGAACAGTTAGGGGTTGGCGGGACTTTGGCAAATTTAGTTCGCACTAAAAGCTGTGGACTATCTCTAGAAAATAGCCTGACTTTTGCCGACATTGAACATCAATCCGATCGGCAAACCCTCAAGCTCATTAAACCTAGTTTGCTTTTAAGTCATTTAGACACTTTTACCCTCTGCGAAGAGGATTCCGAGCGTTGGTGCCAAGGACAATTGATCGATCTCAATCAGGCGATCGCTAGCAGCAAGGAAATATCTCTATTCACTCCAGAACATTATCTTGCTACTTATGGAGCAGCGCAAACTTTCTTGGGGATTAGCATTCTATATGAACGTAACGAGATACTTAAATTAAAGCCGAAAATAGTTTTGGTTTAATAGCTAGCTTTTTTATTAGCCCAAATTTAGCTTGTAGTAAGACAACGTGTTTCTGCTGTGGGTAAGATAGCTTGACTTAAATCCGCGCCTAATAAAACGGCTTCTGCTAAATTAGTGTTGCTGAAGTTTGTCTTAGTTAAATTAGCTCCAGTGAGGATAGTTCCCCTCAGATTAGCTCCCCTCAGATCAGCCGAACTTAAATCAGCGTAGCTCAGATTAGCCATAGATAAATCTGCTCCCTGCATATTTGCATTCAATAAACAGGCAAGACGCATGTCTGCATAACGAAATACGGATTGATACAGATTAGCTTGGCTCAGGTTAGCGCAAATCAATAAAGCACCGTTACATCTAGCTTGCTCTAAACTTGACTTTTGAAAATCTGTTCTCCAGAGCATTGTTCTGAACAAATTAGCTTGTGATAAATCAGCCCTACTTAATATAGTACGGCTAAGATTAATTTCAGCTAAATTAGCTCGCCACAGTTTGACCCCCGCTAAATTGAAATCAGTTAGAGAAGTTTGGGTCAGGTTAACCTGTGAAAAATTACGTTTTCCCAATTCATACTCAGTTATAAGTTGGTCAACATCAATTTTTCTGGTCTCAAATTCATCGGGATCTAAATAAAACACTTGGCTTTAAACTATTATCTCATTACTTAAAGACGACTTGTCAATAACCTTTAGCTAATAATGGCAGCAGTAGAAACAGAAGCTATTACAACCAACAGAGCGATCGCTCCCCAGATTACATAACCGCGTTTTTCCTGTGCAGAAGGAGCTTCGGCATAGTACATAGCAGGTTCTTTGGCAAAGTTGTTGATGATTCCGTTTTCGTCAGAGATAGTAGTCATAATTTTTTAATACTTTGATTAACTTATATAAATAATATTAACAGATATGTAACGAAATATTAATCATACTTGACATATTTAACTCTAACTTAAGATTTCGCAGTGATGTGAGGGTAAAGCGATCGTTTTTTAGAGCTTTTTTTGCGCTTTTTTAGCAGTTGTAGAGTGAGACTTAAATTTGACAGAAATCTATACGGGCGTTGATTTGAGCAATACAAAATAACGTTAAGATAATTAAGAACTATTAAGCACTGTTTGTATGTCTTCTTCCAGCAATGGTATTCGAGATAACGGTAATAATATCGAGGCTAAGTCTGCTTCTATTGCAGAAAATGTGATTCGTATCAAGGGTGCCAGACAACATAATTTAAAAAATATTGATTTAGAGTTACCTCGAAATAAACTGATTGTCTTTACTGGCGTTTCTGGTTCGGGTAAATCTTCCCTGGCGTTTGATACGATTTTTGCGGAGGGACAGAGACGGTATGTAGAATCCCTCAGTGCATACGCTAGGCAGTTTTTGGGTCAGTTAGATAAGCCTGATGTCGATGCCATTGAAGGCTTGAGTCCTGCCATTTCCATCGATCAAAAGTCTACTTCCCATAATCCGCGTTCGACAGTGGGTACAGTGACAGAGATTTATGATTATTTAAGATTACTATTTGGTCGGGCAGGAGAACCCCATTGTCCTAAGTGCGATCGCTCGATTGTACCGCAGACGATTGATGAAATGTGCGATCGCATTATGGAATTACCTGACCAGACTAAGTTTATGGTGCTGGCTCCTGTGGTGCGGAGTAAAAAAGGTACTCACAAACAGTTGCTTTCTAGTTTGGCATCTCAAGGTTTTGTCCGAGTTCGAGTTGACGGTAAGGTATTCCAACTTGATGACAATATTGATTTAGATAAAAACCATAAACATGACATTGATGTGGTGGTAGATCGCTTAGTCAAAAAAACAGGAATTCAAGAACGTTTGGCAGATTCTTTAGGAACTTGTTTAAAGTTATCAGATGGCATAGTCGAAATTGAGATTATTTCAGCTGCTAACACTCAAGATGATCGAGATCAGCCAGAAAGCATGACTTTTTCTGAGAATTTTGCCTGTCCCGAACATGGTGCAGTAATTGAAGAACTATCTCCCCGTTTATTTTCGTTTAATTCTCCCTACGGTGCTTGTCCTGACTGTCACGGCTTAGGAAGTCATCGCACTTTCTCGGCTGAGTTAGTAGTTCCCGATCCCCAGCAACCAGTATATAGTGCGATCGCGCCTTGGTCAGATAAAGATAATTCTTACTATCTTTCGTTGTTACATGGTGTGGGACAGGCTTTTGGCTTTGAGATTCAAACTAAGTGGTCTAACCTAACTTTAGAACAGCAAGATGTAATTCTCCATGGCGCATCAGAAGCAGTTTACTTCCAGTCTGATAGCCGTAGCGGACAGCCCAAGGGTTATCATCGCCATTATTCTGGTGCATTGAAAATGTTGCAACGCAACTATCAAGAAACTAACTCCGATTCGGTCAAAAGCAAATTAGAGCAGTACTTAATCGATCAACCCTGTGACACCTGTAATGGTAAGCGTCTCAAGCCAGCTTCTTTATCCGTCAGCTTGGGACAGTATCGCATTAATGATTTAGCTGGAGTACCAATTCGAGAGTGTTTAGAGCGAGTGAACCATCTTCAGCTAACCAAGCGACAGGCATTGATTGGCGAATTAGCCCTCAAAGAAATTCGTTCACGGCTACAGTTTTTGCTAGATGTGGGCTTAGACTATCTGACCTTAGATCGCGCGGCTATGACCCTTTCAGGTGGAGAAGCCCAAAGAATTCGTCTGGCTACCCAGATCGGCGCTGGATTAACGGGAGTGCTTTATGTATTGGATGAGCCGAGTATTGGTCTACATCAGCGGGATAATGACAAACTATTAGCTACTCTTAAAAGACTCAGGGATTTAGGTAATACTCTGATTGTGGTGGAACATGACGAAGATACCATTCGAGCTGCGGATAGTTTGGTAGATATTGGTCCAAAAGCGGGCGTACATGGCGGAAACATTGTGGTTCAGGGAGATCTCAACGATCTGCTTCAATCTGAAACTTCGCTGACAGGGGCATATTTATCTGGTCGCAAACTGATCGCGACTCCAGACACCAGAAGAAAGGGCAAAGCGGTGGGTATTACCCTCAAAGACTGCCATCAAAACAACTTGCAGCATCTCGATCTTGAGATTCCTTTAGGTAACTTTGTCTGTATTACTGGAGTGTCAGGTTCGGGTAAGTCTACCCTAGTTAACGAACTATTGCATCCTGCTCTCAAACATCATCTTAGTAAAAAAACACCCTTTCCCAAACAGCTAGGGGAGGTTGAGGGTTTACAGGCGATCGACAAAGTGATTACTATCGATCAGTCACCGATTGGTCGTACTCCGCGTTCTAATACCGCCACCTATACAGGAGTATTTGATGCGATTCGCACTATATTTACCGAAACCATCGAAGCTAAAGCCAGAGGCTATAAAGCAGGTCGATTTTCCTTTAACGTCAAAGGTGGACGTTGTGAAGCCTGTAGCGGTCAGGGAGTTAACGTTATTGAAATGAATTTCTTACCTGATGTTTATGTTCAGTGTGATGTTTGTAAAGGAGCAAGATACAACCGTGAAACTTTACAAGTCAAGTATAAAAACTATTCGATCGCCGATGTTTTAAATATGACGGTGGAAGAGGCTTTAGAGAATTTCCAAAATATTCCCCGCGCTGCTAGCAAACTACAAACTTTAGTGGATGTTGGCTTAGGCTATATCAAACTGGGACAGCCAGCACCAACTCTTTCTGGTGGTGAAGCACAGCGGGTTAAGCTCGCCTCAGAATTATCCCGTCGCGCCACAGGAAAAACCCTCTATTTAATTGATGAACCCACTACAGGCTTGTCATTCTATGATGTTCATCATCTGTTAAACGTTTTACAACGTCTAGTAGATAAAGGTAATTCCTTGATTGTCATTGAGCATAATTTGGACGTAATTCGCTGTTCTGACTGGATTATCGATCTAGGGCCTGAAGGGGGCGACAAAGGAGGGCAAATCGTTGCTACGGGTACACCAGAGGAGGTGGCGCAAAATCCTCAATCCTATACGGGACAATATCTCAAACAGGTATTACAACGTTATCCTGCTGCTGCTAATCTGAATTAGGATTGTATTATGATGAAATAATATTTAT from Pleurocapsa minor HA4230-MV1 includes the following:
- a CDS encoding asparaginase, with the protein product MTRGKRTQTPWLEVHLLREGILESSHHVEATVCDTKGRVLLVAGSSESSAFIRSALKPFQALAVTTTGTLQKYGLSDRDLAIICSSHQGKIEHARQAFNILWRADVDPLALECPIPAGSNNPLEHNCSGKHAGALAVCQNLDLPLHNYTKHSHPIQQLILSKISELLGMPGAELLGAQDDCGMPTYQMQLQQMAHLYAQLAAGTNLDLERITRAMTYYPRMIAGEGAFDTELMRLSEGELVSKSGAEGIQCIGRVGEGMGLAIKVKDGARRAKYATAIHLLKQMGWITPAISEMLCDSFVQLSSFTRLETVGEMSIL
- a CDS encoding CGLD27 family protein, with translation MNKSTVNFCPVPLEQQPIYEYEQLKESWLFDWGILAVGQYSRKVAWVAFWSLLFVTPLSMSLFSPVKAPLEFLLSSLMGISLLTALFLSRIYLGWQYVKERLQSDRIFYEESGWYDGQTWLKPKTMLDRDLLVVNYEIEPILQRLHKTYALIAGIIAVSSASWFILG
- the rsfS gene encoding ribosome silencing factor, giving the protein MSKSSEPAIATQNQFSTKSTISPQELALQIADAAEDKKAADIVLLNVSEVSYLADYFVIITGFSRAQLNAISESIEERLEEKYNLQPVRVSGKREGGWIVQDYADVIVHIFLPEEREYYNLEAFWGHAERHEFDQPS
- the yqeK gene encoding bis(5'-nucleosyl)-tetraphosphatase (symmetrical) YqeK gives rise to the protein MRDRVINWLQENVSSHRLQHILGVESTCINLARCHQLDEQQAAQAGLMHDLAKFFSPQKLLKIAAEVNLPVDRVCLNYPHLLHAEISAVVAQREFKVRDPEILTAIANHTLGAPEMSKLSCVVFIADALEPNRGDSEQLAAMRIVAQENLYKCVQQTSDYSLEYLLSKQKIIHPRTVLTRNWALAQTKLN
- a CDS encoding ATP-binding protein; the encoded protein is MKSNPEVKQYHLQVKTELESLKEVLQWFEGLVFPLVPQKMGWQCEVALVEAFTNAVRHAHQNLPETTPIDLEVKLLPNFLEMRIWDRGQPFDLKAKLRKSEREASSIEKEGGRGLQFIKKLTDELQYLNLPNHRNCLVMRKRYAQF
- the truB gene encoding tRNA pseudouridine(55) synthase TruB, with the protein product MFGFINLNKPTGFTSHDCIAKLRKLLNNRKIGHGGTLDPAATGVLPIAVGKATRLLQFLPAPKAYQARIRLGVTTTTDDLEGEIIKQVDRFDLDQEQIRDCLKGFIGTIEQIPPIYSAIKKDGRKLYDLARKGEEITVEARKVTISELKLLNITRQEFLELEVEISCGPGTYIRAIARDLGEQLGVGGTLANLVRTKSCGLSLENSLTFADIEHQSDRQTLKLIKPSLLLSHLDTFTLCEEDSERWCQGQLIDLNQAIASSKEISLFTPEHYLATYGAAQTFLGISILYERNEILKLKPKIVLV
- a CDS encoding pentapeptide repeat-containing protein, with the protein product MFYLDPDEFETRKIDVDQLITEYELGKRNFSQVNLTQTSLTDFNLAGVKLWRANLAEINLSRTILSRADLSQANLFRTMLWRTDFQKSSLEQARCNGALLICANLSQANLYQSVFRYADMRLACLLNANMQGADLSMANLSYADLSSADLRGANLRGTILTGANLTKTNFSNTNLAEAVLLGADLSQAILPTAETRCLTTS
- a CDS encoding ssl1498 family light-harvesting-like protein, producing MTTISDENGIINNFAKEPAMYYAEAPSAQEKRGYVIWGAIALLVVIASVSTAAIIS
- the uvrA gene encoding excinuclease ABC subunit UvrA, producing MSSSSNGIRDNGNNIEAKSASIAENVIRIKGARQHNLKNIDLELPRNKLIVFTGVSGSGKSSLAFDTIFAEGQRRYVESLSAYARQFLGQLDKPDVDAIEGLSPAISIDQKSTSHNPRSTVGTVTEIYDYLRLLFGRAGEPHCPKCDRSIVPQTIDEMCDRIMELPDQTKFMVLAPVVRSKKGTHKQLLSSLASQGFVRVRVDGKVFQLDDNIDLDKNHKHDIDVVVDRLVKKTGIQERLADSLGTCLKLSDGIVEIEIISAANTQDDRDQPESMTFSENFACPEHGAVIEELSPRLFSFNSPYGACPDCHGLGSHRTFSAELVVPDPQQPVYSAIAPWSDKDNSYYLSLLHGVGQAFGFEIQTKWSNLTLEQQDVILHGASEAVYFQSDSRSGQPKGYHRHYSGALKMLQRNYQETNSDSVKSKLEQYLIDQPCDTCNGKRLKPASLSVSLGQYRINDLAGVPIRECLERVNHLQLTKRQALIGELALKEIRSRLQFLLDVGLDYLTLDRAAMTLSGGEAQRIRLATQIGAGLTGVLYVLDEPSIGLHQRDNDKLLATLKRLRDLGNTLIVVEHDEDTIRAADSLVDIGPKAGVHGGNIVVQGDLNDLLQSETSLTGAYLSGRKLIATPDTRRKGKAVGITLKDCHQNNLQHLDLEIPLGNFVCITGVSGSGKSTLVNELLHPALKHHLSKKTPFPKQLGEVEGLQAIDKVITIDQSPIGRTPRSNTATYTGVFDAIRTIFTETIEAKARGYKAGRFSFNVKGGRCEACSGQGVNVIEMNFLPDVYVQCDVCKGARYNRETLQVKYKNYSIADVLNMTVEEALENFQNIPRAASKLQTLVDVGLGYIKLGQPAPTLSGGEAQRVKLASELSRRATGKTLYLIDEPTTGLSFYDVHHLLNVLQRLVDKGNSLIVIEHNLDVIRCSDWIIDLGPEGGDKGGQIVATGTPEEVAQNPQSYTGQYLKQVLQRYPAAANLN